CAGCTTCTGCCACGCGCTGCGCAGCATGCCGGTGCCGATGTAGAGCAGGTACGCGGCGCCGCCGTACTTGACGACGGAGAACAGCAGCGGGTTCGCCTTCAGCAGCGACGCGACGCCCGCGGCGGACAGCACCATCAGCACCGTATCGCCGACGAACACGCCGCAGGCCGCGCGATAGCCGGCCTTCACGCCGCGCTGCGCCGCGAGCGACAGCACGTACATCGAGTTCGGCCCCGGCAGCAGGATGATGAAGATCACGCCGAACACGTAGGTCCAGATATCCGTGATGCCGAGTGCGTGGCCGAACATGATGTGAATCTCCCGTCCTTCGGTTGCGTCAGTTGCGTCAGGCGTTGCGCTGCTTCGCCGCGTCCATCAATGCGGTGAAGCGGTCGAACAGATAGCCGATGTCGTGCGGGCCGGGCGACGCTTCCGGGTGGCCCTGGAAGCAGAAGGCCGGCTTGTCGGTCAGCTCGAAGCCCTGCAGCGTGCCGTCGAACAGCGACACGTGCGTCACGCGCGCGTTGGCCGGCAGCGAATCCGCGTCGACCGCGAAGCCGTGGTTCTGCGACGTGATCACCACGCGACCGTCGCCGAGATCCTTCACCGGGTGGTTCGCGCCGTGGTGGCCCGTCTTCATCTTCAGCGTCTTCGCGCCGACCGCGAGACCCATGATCTGGTGACCGAGGCAGATGCCGAAGGTCGGCACGCCGCGTTCGATGAATTCCTTGGTGGCCGCGATAGCGTAGTCGCACGGTTCCGGGTCGCCGGGGCCGTTCGACAGGAAGATGCCGTCCGGATTCAGCGCGAGCGCATCTTCCGCGCTCGCCTCGGCCGGCAGCACCGTCACGTGGCAGCCGCGCTCCGCGAGCATGCGCAGGATGTTGTACTTGACGCCGAAGTCGTACGCGACGACGCGATACTTCGGTGCTTCCTGCATCCCGTAGCCGCTTTCGAGGCGCCATTCGGTCTGCTTCCACTCGAACGGCTTGGTGGTCGACACGACTTTCGCGAGATCCATGCCCGCGAGGCCCGGGAACGAGCGCGCGAGCTCGATCGCCTTCGCCTCGTCGTCCGAGCCGGCCAGGATGCAGCCGCTCTGCGCGCCCTTGTCGCGCAGGATACGGGTCAGCTTGCGGGTATCGATGCCGGCGATCGCGACGATGCCTTCGTCGCGCAGGTAATCGCCGAGCGTGCGGTCCATGCGGAAGTTCGATGCGAGCGTCGGCAGATCACGGATGATCAGGCCGGCGGCATGGACTTTCGTGGCTTCGACGTCTTCGGCGTTCACGCCGACGTTGCCGATATGCGGGTAGGTAAGCGTGACGATCTGACGCGCGTAGCTCGGGTCAGTCAGGATTTCCTGATAGCCGGTGATCGCGGTGTTGAACACGACTTCGCCGATCGTATGGCCTTCGGCCCCGATCGAATAACCACGAAAGACCGTGCCGTCGGCGAGTGCAAGCAAGGCGGGAGAAAAAGACGGCAACACGGGAGGCTCCTTGGGGAACACCCTGCTGCCGACCTGTTTACCCTGCCGCGCGAGCGCCGCGCTGCGTAGGCGCGCGGAATCGCTAGCTGGACGCGACCTGCGTTGTCGAGACGCGAACCCGGCGCGTGGCGCACGAGGCTTCGCGGCAGCGCCCGACAGGCGGCGTGCGGCGGATGAACGGGATGAGTGAGGTAGGCGCTAGGGTGCGAGGTTGATCAGCACAAACTTTCAAATTATAGCCCGAAAATGGCCTTATCTTCAATCGACATGGCCGTCCGATCGCGCATGCGGCGCCCGCGACGCCGTGGCATCGCATGCGGCATTCCCTGCTGCGGCCCCGTTTCCGCGACCGCCCTACCCGTCAGCGTACCGCCGGATCAACCTGCTTGCCAGCGTCGCGCGCGGGCCATGCGCACCAGGCCGCGCTCGCGAGCTGCAGCGCGATCAGCACGCTCCACGCGGTGACGTGCGCGGCGACCGGGTAATGGCCGTCGAGCGCCGGCCAGTGCGACAGCACCGCGCCGATGCCGATCTGGAACGCAAAGATCAGCACAAAGATCACAAGCGTCAGCGTCGTATTCACGCGGCCGATCAGATGGGCGGGAAAGTGGCCGGCCAGCACCGCATAGGTCAGGATCCCGACCCCGCCGAACATCCCGTAGGCCGCCCACAGCGCGGCCGGCGGCAGCGGCACGCGCGCGACGATCGCAGCCTGCGTCGCGACGAACAGCGCCATGCCGACGCTGCAGAATGCCTGGACGGACACGCCGCGCCGCTCGAGCACGCGCGCCGCCGCACCGAAGCCGACGCAGCCGGCCATCATCGCAAAGCCGAGCACCGATACGAGCCGCGCGGCGTGCTGCGCGTCGAACCCTGCGACATCGCGCAGGTACGGCCCGACCCACAGCGACTGCATCGCGTAGAACACGCCCTGCGTGACGATCGAGAACGACGAGATCTTCCAGAACGCGCGACTGCCCAGGATGTGCCAGGTGCCCTTGAACTGGCTGACGAGGCCGCCCTGGTGGCGCGGCCGCTCGGCCTCGGGCGCGCCGAAACCGATCGCGGCCGCGACGACGAGCGTCAGCACCGCAAGGCCGCCGCAGATCACGCGCCAGCTGGTCAAGCCGAGCAGCCAGGTCAGCGGCGAGCCGACCGCGACGCCGCCGAGGCCGCCGACGGCCATCACGAGACCGTTGACGAGCGGCAGCCGGCCGACCGGAAAATGCTGCGCGAGCGCCTTGAACGCCGCACCGAGGCACACCGATACGCCGACGCCGATCAGGAGCCGGCCGATCATCATCGTGCCGAGGTCGTGCGCGACGCCGAACACCGCGGCACCGGCGGCCGCGAACACCAGCATGCCGGCCGCCACGCGACGCGGGCCGAAGTGGTCGAGCAGCACGCCGGCCGGAATCTGCGCGCCGGCGAAGCCGAGGAAATAGAGACTGGTGAGCAGCCCGAGATCGGCGGCCGACAGCCCGAGCTCGTGCGTGACGAACGGCGCGAAGCCGAGATTGACGCCGCGGAACACATACGACACGAAATACCCGATCGCAAACAGCGCGAGCACCCTCACCTGCACCGACGACATCGCTTCTCCTTGCGTGGTTGTCCCAGGCCCACGAAGCAGCGGCCCCACTGCCCGCGCAAATGAAAACGCCGTCACCTCGGTGACGGCGTTGCTTCGCGTTTCATCGGATGATAACCCATTCGCGCGGCCCATCCGGACCGACGCGACGCCATCGTGACCGCGCGAGTGTTACTTCTTCTTGCCCTTGTGCGCGGCGGCCTTGGCCGGCGCCGCCTTCGCGCCCCGGGCCGCGGGCTTCGCGGCGGCGTGCTTCGCACCGCGCGACTTGCCGCCCACCGCCAGGCTCGCACGCTCGACATGCGCGCTGCCGACCGACGTCGCGATCCGCTCGGGGCCCGGCTCTGCCGGCACCGTGCGGCCGACCGGCACGTGCAGCACGAGCGTCTGGCCCGGCATCACGAGATCGCGGTGCGTGCGGTTCCATCCCTTCAACTGGCCGACCGACACGCCGTAGCGGCCGGCGAGCGCCGCCATCGACTGCTTGCGGCGCACGCGGATCAGCATCTTGCGCGTGTCTGGGACGTCGGGCTCCATCGCGAGCGCGCCGTTTTCCGCGACGTCCGCACTGATGTCCTCGTCGTCGTCATCGCCGCGCGGCACGACGATCGTCGAACCCGGTTTCAGGCGCATGCCGGCCGGAATCTTGTTGACCGACATCAGCGTATCGGCGTCGACGCCGATCTTCTCGGCGATCGCGGCCGGACGCGCGCGTTCGCTGACCGTGTAGGTCGTCCACGTCGACAGCTGCCCGTTATAGGCCTTCAGGTTCTTCTCGAACGCCGCCGCGTTGTCGAACGGCAGCAGGATCTGCGGCTCGGTCGCACCGAGGATCACCGGCTTCGAGAACGACGGGTTCAGCGAGCGGAATTCGTCGAGCGGCAGGTTCGCGAGCTTCGCGGCCACCGCCACGTCGATGTCGCGCGACGTCGTGACCGTCACGAAATACGGGTGGTTCGGGATGTCCGGCAGCGTCAGGCCATACTGCTGCGGGCTCGCGATGATGTTCTTCACCGCCTGCAGCTTCGGCACGTAGTTGCGCGTCTCGTTCGGCATCCGCAGGCTCTGGTAGTCGGTCGGCAGGCCGGCCGCCTGGTTGCGCGCGATCGCGCGCTGCACGTTGCCCTCGCCCCAGTTGTACGCGGCCAGCGCCAGATACCAGTCACCGAACATGTCGTGCAGGCGCGACAGGTAGTCGAGCGCGGCGCTCGTCGACGCGAGCACGTCGCGGCGCTCGTCCTGCCACATGTTGCGCTTCAGGTTGTACGTGCGGCCCGTGCCGGGCATGAACTGCCACATGCCGGCCGCCTTCGCGACCGACAGCGCCTGCGGGTTGTACGCGGACTCGATGAACGGCAGCAGCGCGAGCTCGGTCGGCATGTGGCGCGCCTCGAGCTCCTCGACGATGTGGTACAGGTACTTCTGCGAGCGCTCGGTCATGCGCTGCACGTAATCGGGACGCTGCGTGTACCACGTCGTCTGCATGTCGACGAGGTCGCTCTGCAGGTCAGGCATCTGGAAGCCGCGACGAATGCGCCCCCAGAGATCGGTGTCTGCGCTGGTCAGGTCGCCGACGGATTGCTTGTCGACGTCGACGGTTTCTTTAGCGGTGGCTGATTTACGGAGGTAGTTGGACGCCGCCTGCGAATCGGCGGCGTTGTTGGCGACAGGAGCCTGGCTCGCACAAGCGGCGAGCAGCAGGACCACCATCGCACTCAATATAAGTCGCATGAAAATCTCGGCTTCCGACGGCTGGAAATTGCTGGCGATACTACGGAAGTGCGTGCTTCACGTCAATAAAAACACCGAAAACTCAGCGAAATCCTACATTTGGAGCAATTTTTACAGACTCCGCTTGAGCTTTGGAGTCCTCCGGAAATCATCATCGGAACCGGTTTTTCCACTCGCGCATCAGCGTGAACGCCGCCAGACGATCCGGCACCGTTTCGTGCAGCTCGGCCTCGAGGGTCGCATGAATAGCCGCGCTGTCCGCCCGCATGAACGGGTTGACGGCACGCTCGTGCGCGATCGTGGTGGGCAGGGTCGGCACGCCGCGCGCGCGCAATGCCTGCGCATCGTCGCGCCAGGTGGCGAGCGCCGCATTGCCCGGCTCGCACGCGAGCGCGAAGCGGATGTTCGACAGCGTGTATTCGTGTGCGCAATGCACGTGCGTGTCGCCCGGCAGCGCCGCGAGCGCGTCGAGCGACGCGAGCATCTGCGCGGGCGTACCCTCGAACAGGCGACCGCAGCCGCACGAGAACAGCGTGTCGCCACAGAACACATGCGGGGTGGCGGCGCCCTGCCCGGCCGCCTGGAAATAGGCGAGGTGGCCACGCGTGTGACCGGGCACGTCGAGCACGTCGAAGGCGAGCGCCGGCGCGCCGAGCGTCACGCGATCGCCACCCGCCAGCGGCCGCGTGACCACGCCGATCGCCTCGGCCGCCGGGCCGTAAACCACGAGCGGCGCATCGTCCGGCTGGCCATCTTGCAGCGCGGCGACACCGCCGACATGGTCGGCGTGATGGTGCGTGAGTAAAATAGCGGTCAACCGCCAGCCGCGTTCGGCAAGAACACGGCGTACCGGCGCGGCTTCACCCGGATCGACGGCGATCGCATCGCGGCCGTCCGAGACGAGCCAGATATAGTTGTCTTCGAATGCCGGTACCGGCACGTATTCCAGCTCGTTCATGGGCGCGCAATCATCGTTATGTCCGATCGTCAAATTATAGACTGGCCCGCCTGGACCGACTCGCCGCCCGGCCGCTACGTGCTGGACTGGGAGCAGGCGCAGCTCGACCGGATCGTGTCCGACGTATTCGGGTTTCATGCGCTGCAGCTCGGCCTGCCGCAGCTCGACGCGCTGCGCGAGAACCGCATGCCGTATCGCGGCCTCGTGCTCGATCCGGCGAGCGGCGCGAGTGCGCCCTACCAGTACCCGTGGGCGCGCGAAGCGCGCGCGCCGGAGCATGCGCCGGCCGATCGCAGCACGACCTGGTGCGATCTGCTCGACCTGCCGTTCGAGTCGCAGAGCGTCGACCTGATCGTGATGCCGCACACGCTCGAATTCACGTCCGACCCTCACCGCCTGCTGCGGGAAGCCGAACGCGTGCTGATGCCGGAAGGCCAGCTCGTGATCACCGGCTTCAATTCGCTCAGCCTGTGGGGGATGCGCCAGTCGTTCGGGCGCATGGCCAACCGCCCGTTCGTGCCGGCCGCGCGCGACCAGATCGCATTCATCCGGCTCAAGGACTGGATCAAGCTGCTCGGCTTCGATCTCGAGCGCGGCCGCTTCGGTTGCTACCGGCCGCCGCTCATCACCGACAAATGGCTGGCCCGCTACGGCTTCATGGAAGCCGCCGGCGACCGCTGGTGGCCGATCTTCGGCGCCGTCTACATGGTCACGGCCGTCAAGCGCGTGCGCGGCATGCGCCTCGTCGGCCAGATCAAGATGAAGAAGCCCGTGCTCGCACCGGGCCTGACGCCGGCAGCCACCCCGACTACCCATCAAGAACACTCATGACTACCGACACCACCGACACCATCGACATCTATACCGACGGCGCCTGCAAGGGCAACCCCGGCCCCGGCGGCTGGGGCGCACTGCTGCGCTACGGCGACCGCGAAAAGGAGCTGTTCGGCGGCGAACCCAACACGACCAACAACCGGATGGAACTGATGGGCGTGATCGCCGCGCTCGAGGCGCTGAAGCGGCCGTGCCGCGTGATCGTCCATACCGACTCGCAATACGTGCAGAAAGGCATCAGCGAGTGGATCCACGGCTGGAAGAAGAAAGGCTGGATCACCGCATCGAAAACACCGGTGAAGAACGCCGACCTGTGGAAGCGGCTCGACGCGCTCGTCGCGCAACACGAGGTCGAGTGGCGCTGGGTGAAGGGCCACGCCGGCCATCCCGAAAACGAACGCGCGGACGCGCTCGCAAATCGCGGCGTCGAATCGCTGGTGGCCTGAACGCAGGCCGCCCTCCTGTCTTTCCCGATTTATCCGACATGCGCCAGATCATTCTCGATACCGAAACCACCGGCCTGAATCCCCGCACGGGCGACCGCCTCATCGAAATCGGCTGCGTCGAGCTGCTGAACCGGCGGCTCACCGGCAACAACCTGCACATCTACGTGAACCCCGAGCGCGACAGCGATCCGGGCGCGCTGGCGGTGCACGGCCTCACGACCGAATTCCTGAGCGACAAGCCGAAGTTCGCGGAAGTCGCCGACCAGATCCGCGACTTCGTGAAGGACGCCGAGCTGATCATCCACAACGCGCCGTTCGACCTCGGGTTCCTCGACGCCGAATTCGCGCGGCTCGACCTGCCGCCGTTCACCGAGCATTGCGGCGGCGTGATCGACACGCTCGTGCAGGCCAAGCAGATGTTCCCCGGCAAGCGCAACTCGCTCGACGCACTGTGCGACCGCTTCGGCATCAGCAACGCGCACCGCACGCTGCACGGCGCACTGCTCGACTCGGAACTGCTCGCCGAGGTCTATCTCGCGATGACGCGCGGCCAGGACAGCCTCGTGATCGACATGCTGGACGACGCGCTCGCCGACGGCGGCGCGGCGAACGGCCAGCGTGTGGCGCTCGCGTCGCTCGACCTGCCGGTCGTCGCGGCGAGCGACGACGAGCTCGCCGCGCACCAGACCCAGCTCGACGAACTCGACAAGTCGGTCAAGGGCACCTGCGTGTGGCGCAAGTCCGCCGACGCGGACGCTGCCGGCGCCGCCTGACGCGCTACGCACCGGCCACGCCTGCAGCCGCGCCTACACGCGCGGCTGCAGCGCGATGACGGCCATCCCGCCGAGCGCGAGCAGCGCGCCGGCCACATCCCAGCGGGTCAGCGCGACGCCGTCGACCACCCGCAGCCAGATCAGCGCCACTGCGATATACACGCCGCCGTACGCCGCGTACGTGCGCCCCGCCGCGCTCGGGTGCAGCGTCAGCAGCCATGCGAACAGCGCGAGCGACAGCGCAGCCGGCACCAGCAGCCAGCCGGGCCGCCCATCCTTCAGCACGAGCCACGGCAGGTAGCAGCCGACGATTTCAGCCAGCGCAGTGACGGCGAACAGCGCCGCGATCTTCATCAGTTCGGTCATCCGGTTCCTCGTGGATTCCCCGCCAGTCACGGGGGCAGCGCGACCCCGCCGCGCGCCGCCGATCATACCGGAGCAGGCCCCGCCGGAAGCCCCGCCACACGGGGGATTCCGGGCAATTTGCACGATCTTCCGTCATCGTGCTATCATGTCGCCTGTTTCAACATTCAATCTCTGTCTATTCGATTTCGCAAGAAGTCCGTCCGCGCGTTGCGGGCCGGCGCTTCGACCGAAATTGCACCCACAGGAAAGCCCGCCCGACAGGCCCGCTTTTCTCGTTTCGTTGCCCCTCCGGGGCGCTTGCCGGAACGCCGGACCCAGTCCGCACCGGCATCTGCCGCTCGCATCACGCGGCCCATTCTTCATGAGCGCACTGTCGCGACGGCCCATCGGGCCCGCGTCGAAGCAGTCCCTTACAGCCTTTTATTCCGTAAGTGCTTAATGGCCTGCCCCGACGCGCAGCACACGACATCGCGCTCGCCGGCAAACCGTGTCGGACGGCCCGCCCGTTCCGGCGCAGTCAAAGGAGTGCATGACCTTGACCGCAACACACGTCAGCCCGACCGCTGCTTCTTCCTCCACGTCGTCCGGCGAGGCCCCGCTCGCCGCGGACGACATTACCGTCGTCGACCAGAGCCTGCTCAAGCGCGCCGTCAGCGCAATGGCCATCGGCAATGCGATGGAATGGTTCGACTTCGGCGTCTACAGCTACATCGCCGTGACGCTCGGCAAAGTGTTCTTCCCGTCCAGCAGCCCGTCCGCGCAGCTGCTCGCGACCTTCGGCACGTTCGCCGCCGCGTTCCTCGTGCGCCCGCTCGGCGGCATGGTGTTCGGCCCGCTCGGCGACCGCATCGGCCGCCAGCGCGTGCTCGCCGCCACCATGATCATGATGGCCGTCGGCACCTTTGCGATCGGCCTGATCCCCAGCTACGCGTCGATCGGCATCATGGCGCCCGTGCTGCTGCTCGTCGCCCGCCTCGTGCAGGGCTTCTCGACCGGCGGCGAATACGGCGGCGCCGCCACCTTCATCGCCGAATTCTCGACCGACAAGCGCCGCGGCTTCATGGGCAGCTTCCTCGAGTTCGGCACGCTGATCGGCTATGTGATGGGTGCAGGCGTCGTCGCGCTGCTCACCGCGTCGCTGTCGCAGGAAGCGCTGCTGTCGTGGGGCTGGCGCGTGCCGTTCCTGATCGCGGGCCCGCTCGGCCTGATCGGTCTGTACATCCGGATGAAGCTCGAGGAAACGCCGGCGTTCAAGCGCCAGGCCGAAGCGCGCGAAGCGCAGGACAAGGCCGTGCCGAAGGTGCGCTTCCGCGAGACGCTGCTCGCCAACTGGCGCGCGCTGCTGCTCTGCGTCGGCCTCGTGCTGATCTTCAACGTGACCGACTACATGGTGCTGTCGTACCTGCCGAGCTTCATGTCGTCGACGCTGCACTTCGACGAGTCGCACAGCCTCGTGCTCGTGCTGATCGTGATGGTGCTGATGATGCCGCTGACGCTCGCCGCCGGCCGCCTGTCGGACCGGATCGGCCGCAAGCCCGTGATGCTGGCCGGCTGCGTCGGCCTGCTGGTGCTGGCGATCCCGTCGATGCTGCTGATCCATGCGGGCAGCACCGCGTCGGTGTTCGGCGGCCTGCTGATCCTCGGCGTGCTGCTGTCGTGCTTCACCGGCGTGATGCCGTCAGCGCTGCCGGCGCTGTTCCCGACCGAGATCCGCTACGGCGCGCTCGCGATCGGCTTCAACGTGTCGGTCTCGTTGTTCGGCGGCACGACGCCGCTGATGACCGCGTGGCTCGTCGACGTGACCAATAATCTGATGATGCCCGCGTACTACATGATGGGGGCGGCCGTGATCGGCATCGTGTCGGTCGTCGCGCTCGCCGAAACCGCGCGCCAGCCGCTCAAGGGCTCGCCGCCGGCCGTCGCGTCGCGTCGCGAGGCACACCAGCTCGTGCGCCAGCTGCGCGAGGACGAGGACACGGAGATCTACGGCGTCGTGTCGACCGCACGCGCCTGAGCGTCGCACATGAAAAAGCCCCGGCCGAAGCCGGGGCTCGATCGAACCCGATCCGCCCGACCGGCTTGCGCCGGCCGGGCTTTTTATTATCTGCGCGCCACAGGCGCGCTCATGCGTGGTGCGCTTCGCAGTGACGGCAGAAGATCAGCGCGCGCGAGCGCGACACGGCCGCCTGCGCGCCGCGCGCGGCGACGATCAAGCCGACCTGGCCGAGATTGAAATCGCGCTCGACCATCAGCTGCGTCAGCGCGGCAAGCGGCAACACGACGGACGGGTGGTACAGGCTCGATTCGATCAGCGCTCTCATCATCGGCTCCATCAGGTAATGCATATTCGATGGAGTGGATTCTAGGGATGGCCGGTATCCGGATAAACACCACGAATGCGAAGTCACTTGTCAGCGGTTGCGAACAATCGGCTGCGCCTTGCCGGGCGGGCCTGGGCGGGTGGCGAGCGGCGGCGCGGGAGCGCGCACGGATCGACGCGAGGGGGTTTTCCGGAAGCCGGGCCGCACGAAAATGGCCGGCCGGGCGTCCGATTACCGCCGGCCGGACCGAAGCGCGCCGGATGTCGGCACCGGTGGGGTCGGACCGGTCGCGCCGCCCCGGGCAGCCGAAGCGGCCGGCGCCGTCAGTCGAGCGGCGTCTCGACAAACGCCGGCAGCACTTCCGCGCGCGCCGAATGTGCGGCGAGCGCCGGATAACGGGCCGGATCGATCCGGCCGAGCGGCGGGTAATCGGCGGCCATGAACTGCGTGAAGCGCCACGCGACCGCGACACTCACGTCGGATTGCAGCAGCCGCGCGCCGCCGAACCAGCCGTTCGCGGCCGCGACGAGCGGCTCGAGTTCGCCATACGCGGCCTCGAGCTGGCTCAGCACGCGCTCGAGCCACGGTGCATGCTGCTTCTCGGCCGGCCGCAGCGCCTGCTCGTACACGACCTGCACCGTCTTCTCGGCCGCCGCCAGCGCGAAGCCGACCGGCACGAGCGCGCGCAGTCGCGCATCGGCGGCGTCGGGCAGCAGGCGCCGCTCCGGCGCGACGCGGTGGTCGAGGTAGTCGACGATCAGCGACGAATCGATCAGCGTCGTCCCGTCGTCGGTCACGAGCGTCGGCGCCTTCACCACCGGGTTGATCTCGCGGAATCGGTCGAAGTGACGGAACACCGAGATCGACTCGTGTTCGAACGGCAGGTCGAGCAGCTTCGCCGAAATGGCGACACGACGGACGAACGGGGAATCCAGCATGCCGATCAGCTTCATCGCAAACGCTCCGCTTGAAAGAATGGGACCGACGACTGTAGCAGCGCCGCGCGCCGCCGGCTAGCGCGACGCGGCGTCGCCGCGTGCTCGATGCGCGCTTGATGCACGTCACTCGGTCACGTATCCGACACCCGCTGCGCGGCCGGAGTGACCATAATGCAGATTCACGCCCCTTCCGTACCAAGGTTCGCCATGTGGTATGCCGTCGTCGAGCAGCAACGGGAATGGATGCGCGCCTGGCGCGCGGCAACGCGCCACGCGTTCGACGTGTGGCCCGCCGCGACGCTGCCGTACGCCGCGTCTTCCTGCTATGACGACCTGTTCGAGCCGCTGCTCGGGCCGGCCGCCGGGCCGCCGCGCTTCGATCTCCAGCGCCCCGCCGTCGACGAGCGGATCGTCGCGCGCACGCCGTTCTGCGACCTGCGCCGCTTCACGCGCGGCGACGCACGGCGCACGGTGCTGCTGTGCGCGCCACTCGCGGGCCACGCGGCCGTGATGATGCGGGAAACCGTCGAGGTGTTGCTCGCCGACGGCGACGTCGGCGTGACCGACTGGGTCAATGCGCGTGACGTCCCGCTCGCGTCGGGCCGCTTCGGGCTCGACGAGTACGTGGCGACGCTCGACGGCTTCGTCGACGCGCTCACCTGCGACGATCGGCCGCTGCACGTCGTCGCCGGCAGGATCGAACACGACCTTGTGTCGCAAGTCGCTACTGTTGATCGTTTCGAATATCTTCGTGTAGTACTCGCGTTCAGCGGTACGAGCCATCAGCCAGCGATAGCTCTGCGGGCTCGCCCCCTTGACGTGCAACGTGTAGCGCTCGTCCTTCTCCAGCAACAGGCGCAGCGTATCGAGCGCGAGGTCGAGCCGCTTGCGGGATGGCACGATCCCGATCATGCCGAGATTGAACTCGTTGCCCCCCATCTTTTCCTGCTGGAAGCGCTTCGAATCCAGGAAGTTGCCGACAACGCGAACCTTCTCCTTCGGCATGGGGAATTTGGCGACGCACTCCTCCAGGATATGCTGACCGACAAACACCACCTCATCCATCTTCTCGTAGTCGATCTCCGCGGGATACGGCGTGTTGCGTTCCTGCAGATGCAGCCGCGTGACCAGGCGCTGGCCGTCACGCTTGTGCTTTGCGCAGAATACCGCGTTGCCGAGCGCCCATTCGGCCACGACGATATCCGCCCACTCCATCATTTCGAGCGTCTTCTTCGGATCGTGGTCGTTATGGCCGGGCCAGTAATCCTCCTTGAATTCGAACAGGCCGGTGGCCTCGAGATGCGACTGGAGCGGATACCAGAACTTCTGGTCGTGACCACAGACAAGTACTTTGCGTTTGCCGGCCTTCATTTCTTTATAACGATAGATATCAAACGTGGTAGAGGTCGCCATCGCATACGCTCGGGCGCTTCGACTCGGGTCGGTCAGATCTGGATCGCCGCAATCTTGTTGCGCAGCACTGCCTCGCGCATTTTTGCCACGTCCGGCAAGTAGTTCGCCGAATCCGCCGAGAACGAACGCAGCGACCCTTGACCGTCCAGCACCGCACCATCGGGACCCAGCATCTCGAGCACCGGGCTTTGAGCGGGCTTCACACGCAGCAGCCACGCCTGATGATCGCGCTCGACGTCGAACGCGTACCGGTCCGTGCCGTCGCGAGGCTTGCCAACGATATCCGCCTGGCTGTAGACAAATGCGTGAGGCAGATCCTGCAGGTACCACTTCCCGTAGAAGGCCCGCGGAGAAAACACGCCGACATGCGTCGCGTTGAAGGCAGCGCTCGCGCGGGAGACGGCTTCGCCGAGATGATTCCCGGGCGAAACGACTTCCACGTCCGGCATATCGAGGGATTTGACCGACCCCTTACGGGCAAACAGCACCAGCCGCTTCGCCGAAACCGACATGGCCTGGGAGGCAAACATGTCGGCGACGCGTCGCGCTTCGTTCGCGTTGTCCACTACCGCGAAGACCAGCACGCGCACATCTTCAATGACGCGCTTCTTGATGCCGACCGTGTCGAGAATCTGCTGGGTACGGTGCGCGAACGTATGCTCGGAGAACACTGCACGGATGCCATTCAGGCTTCTTCGGCGCCACTCGTCAGGCGACTCGAGCAAAGCACGGATTCCGCGTGCGTTAACAAATGCTGGAGCAATCCTGCAGGTCCCATTCCCGTAGAAGCCCGGGAGAAAACACGCGGCCTTGGTTCGGTTGAAGCAAGCCTCCCGCGGGAAACGGTTTCGCC
This window of the Burkholderia cepacia GG4 genome carries:
- the carA gene encoding glutamine-hydrolyzing carbamoyl-phosphate synthase small subunit, producing the protein MLPSFSPALLALADGTVFRGYSIGAEGHTIGEVVFNTAITGYQEILTDPSYARQIVTLTYPHIGNVGVNAEDVEATKVHAAGLIIRDLPTLASNFRMDRTLGDYLRDEGIVAIAGIDTRKLTRILRDKGAQSGCILAGSDDEAKAIELARSFPGLAGMDLAKVVSTTKPFEWKQTEWRLESGYGMQEAPKYRVVAYDFGVKYNILRMLAERGCHVTVLPAEASAEDALALNPDGIFLSNGPGDPEPCDYAIAATKEFIERGVPTFGICLGHQIMGLAVGAKTLKMKTGHHGANHPVKDLGDGRVVITSQNHGFAVDADSLPANARVTHVSLFDGTLQGFELTDKPAFCFQGHPEASPGPHDIGYLFDRFTALMDAAKQRNA
- a CDS encoding MFS transporter, with the protein product MSSVQVRVLALFAIGYFVSYVFRGVNLGFAPFVTHELGLSAADLGLLTSLYFLGFAGAQIPAGVLLDHFGPRRVAAGMLVFAAAGAAVFGVAHDLGTMMIGRLLIGVGVSVCLGAAFKALAQHFPVGRLPLVNGLVMAVGGLGGVAVGSPLTWLLGLTSWRVICGGLAVLTLVVAAAIGFGAPEAERPRHQGGLVSQFKGTWHILGSRAFWKISSFSIVTQGVFYAMQSLWVGPYLRDVAGFDAQHAARLVSVLGFAMMAGCVGFGAAARVLERRGVSVQAFCSVGMALFVATQAAIVARVPLPPAALWAAYGMFGGVGILTYAVLAGHFPAHLIGRVNTTLTLVIFVLIFAFQIGIGAVLSHWPALDGHYPVAAHVTAWSVLIALQLASAAWCAWPARDAGKQVDPAVR
- a CDS encoding transglycosylase SLT domain-containing protein, translated to MRLILSAMVVLLLAACASQAPVANNAADSQAASNYLRKSATAKETVDVDKQSVGDLTSADTDLWGRIRRGFQMPDLQSDLVDMQTTWYTQRPDYVQRMTERSQKYLYHIVEELEARHMPTELALLPFIESAYNPQALSVAKAAGMWQFMPGTGRTYNLKRNMWQDERRDVLASTSAALDYLSRLHDMFGDWYLALAAYNWGEGNVQRAIARNQAAGLPTDYQSLRMPNETRNYVPKLQAVKNIIASPQQYGLTLPDIPNHPYFVTVTTSRDIDVAVAAKLANLPLDEFRSLNPSFSKPVILGATEPQILLPFDNAAAFEKNLKAYNGQLSTWTTYTVSERARPAAIAEKIGVDADTLMSVNKIPAGMRLKPGSTIVVPRGDDDDEDISADVAENGALAMEPDVPDTRKMLIRVRRKQSMAALAGRYGVSVGQLKGWNRTHRDLVMPGQTLVLHVPVGRTVPAEPGPERIATSVGSAHVERASLAVGGKSRGAKHAAAKPAARGAKAAPAKAAAHKGKKK
- the gloB gene encoding hydroxyacylglutathione hydrolase — protein: MNELEYVPVPAFEDNYIWLVSDGRDAIAVDPGEAAPVRRVLAERGWRLTAILLTHHHADHVGGVAALQDGQPDDAPLVVYGPAAEAIGVVTRPLAGGDRVTLGAPALAFDVLDVPGHTRGHLAYFQAAGQGAATPHVFCGDTLFSCGCGRLFEGTPAQMLASLDALAALPGDTHVHCAHEYTLSNIRFALACEPGNAALATWRDDAQALRARGVPTLPTTIAHERAVNPFMRADSAAIHATLEAELHETVPDRLAAFTLMREWKNRFR
- a CDS encoding class I SAM-dependent methyltransferase, which codes for MSDRQIIDWPAWTDSPPGRYVLDWEQAQLDRIVSDVFGFHALQLGLPQLDALRENRMPYRGLVLDPASGASAPYQYPWAREARAPEHAPADRSTTWCDLLDLPFESQSVDLIVMPHTLEFTSDPHRLLREAERVLMPEGQLVITGFNSLSLWGMRQSFGRMANRPFVPAARDQIAFIRLKDWIKLLGFDLERGRFGCYRPPLITDKWLARYGFMEAAGDRWWPIFGAVYMVTAVKRVRGMRLVGQIKMKKPVLAPGLTPAATPTTHQEHS
- the rnhA gene encoding ribonuclease HI encodes the protein MTTDTTDTIDIYTDGACKGNPGPGGWGALLRYGDREKELFGGEPNTTNNRMELMGVIAALEALKRPCRVIVHTDSQYVQKGISEWIHGWKKKGWITASKTPVKNADLWKRLDALVAQHEVEWRWVKGHAGHPENERADALANRGVESLVA